The following proteins come from a genomic window of Pseudomonas putida:
- a CDS encoding MBL fold metallo-hydrolase, with the protein MRFAVLGSGSQGNGTLIASGDTFILVDCGFSLRETERRLALLGVSAAQLSAVLVTHEHADHVHGVGLLSRRYNVPVYLSQGTLRGMRKPVEVAGFLACGQSLRVGSLEVTAARVEHDAYEPLQYVVSDGQRRFGMLTDLGSYDALLLERYQGLDALLIEANHCRDLLARGHYPAFLKQRVGGMQGHLNNHQAARLVHELGWNNLQHLVLAHLSSKNNLPHLARQCFVDTLGCDPDWLQVANQEHGLDWREIA; encoded by the coding sequence GTGCGCTTCGCGGTACTCGGAAGCGGCAGCCAAGGGAACGGCACGCTGATCGCCAGTGGTGACACGTTCATCCTGGTCGATTGCGGCTTTTCCCTGCGCGAAACCGAGCGGCGCCTGGCGCTGCTCGGCGTGTCGGCGGCCCAGCTCAGTGCGGTACTGGTCACCCACGAACATGCCGACCACGTGCATGGGGTCGGCTTGCTGTCACGGCGCTACAATGTACCGGTCTACCTCAGCCAAGGGACCTTGCGCGGCATGCGCAAGCCGGTAGAGGTGGCCGGTTTTCTCGCTTGTGGCCAAAGCCTGCGCGTCGGCAGCCTGGAAGTAACCGCAGCGCGGGTCGAGCACGATGCTTACGAGCCATTGCAGTACGTGGTCAGCGATGGTCAGCGGCGTTTTGGCATGCTCACTGACCTGGGTTCGTACGACGCGCTGCTGTTGGAGCGTTACCAGGGCCTGGATGCACTGCTGATCGAGGCCAACCACTGCCGCGACCTGCTGGCACGCGGTCACTATCCGGCCTTTTTGAAGCAGCGGGTGGGTGGCATGCAAGGGCATTTGAACAACCACCAGGCCGCGCGCCTGGTGCACGAGTTGGGCTGGAACAACCTGCAACACCTGGTGCTGGCCCACCTCAGCAGCAAGAACAACCTGCCACACTTGGCCCGCCAGTGCTTCGTCGACACCCTTGGGTGCGACCCGGACTGGCTCCAGGTGGCGAATCAGGAACACGGGCTCGACTGGCGCGAAATCGCCTAG
- a CDS encoding 4-hydroxy-tetrahydrodipicolinate synthase — MIAGSMVALVTPMDAQGRVDWGSLDKLVDFHLENGTHAIVAVGTTGESATLDVEEHILVIKHVVERVKRSAKPIPVIAGTGANSTAEAVHLTQNAKNAGADACLLVVPYYNKPTQEGLYQHFKHIAEAVDIPQILYNVPGRTSCDMQAETVIRLSTVPNIIGIKEATGDLARAKAILDGVSKDFIVMSGDDPTAVELILMGGKGNISVTANVAPREMADLCEAALEGNAEKARAINEKLMPLHKDLFCESNPIPVKWALVEMGLMQKGIRLPLTWLSEGCHEKVRTALRQSGVLV; from the coding sequence ATGATTGCGGGCAGTATGGTGGCATTGGTCACACCCATGGATGCACAAGGGCGTGTTGACTGGGGCAGCCTCGACAAACTTGTAGACTTCCACCTGGAAAACGGCACCCATGCGATCGTCGCTGTCGGCACCACCGGTGAGTCGGCCACGCTGGATGTCGAAGAACACATCCTGGTCATCAAGCACGTGGTCGAGCGCGTCAAACGCAGCGCCAAACCGATTCCGGTCATCGCCGGCACCGGTGCCAACTCCACCGCCGAAGCCGTGCACCTGACCCAGAACGCCAAGAATGCTGGCGCCGACGCCTGCCTGCTGGTTGTGCCGTACTACAACAAGCCAACGCAAGAAGGCCTGTACCAGCACTTCAAGCACATTGCCGAAGCCGTCGACATCCCGCAGATCCTCTACAACGTTCCCGGCCGTACCTCCTGCGACATGCAGGCCGAGACCGTGATCCGCCTGTCGACCGTGCCGAACATCATCGGCATCAAGGAAGCCACGGGCGACCTGGCCCGCGCCAAGGCCATCCTCGATGGCGTCAGCAAGGACTTCATCGTCATGTCCGGCGACGATCCGACTGCCGTCGAGCTGATCCTGATGGGTGGCAAGGGCAACATCTCCGTCACCGCCAACGTCGCTCCGCGCGAAATGGCCGACCTGTGCGAGGCCGCCCTTGAGGGCAATGCCGAGAAGGCCCGCGCAATCAACGAAAAACTCATGCCGCTGCACAAAGACCTGTTCTGCGAGTCCAACCCGATCCCGGTGAAATGGGCGCTCGTCGAAATGGGCCTGATGCAAAAAGGTATTCGCCTGCCCCTGACCTGGCTGAGCGAAGGCTGCCACGAAAAAGTCCGTACTGCCTTGCGCCAGTCCGGCGTACTGGTTTAA
- the purC gene encoding phosphoribosylaminoimidazolesuccinocarboxamide synthase — translation MEKREELYRGKAKSVYKTDDADRLILLFRNDTSAFDGKRIEQLDRKGMVNNKFNAFIMQKLEEAGVPTQFDKLLGDNECLVKKLDMIPVECVVRNYAAGSLVKRLGVEEGIKLEPSTFELFLKNDEKGDPFINESHVVAFGWGTAEQLVEMKKLSLKVNEVLSKLFDDAGLLLVDFKLEFGVFHGQIVLGDEFSPDGCRLWDKETRKKMDKDRFRQGLGDVIEAYEEVAKRLGVPL, via the coding sequence ATGGAAAAACGCGAAGAACTTTACCGCGGCAAGGCCAAATCGGTTTACAAGACCGACGACGCCGACCGCTTGATCCTGCTGTTCCGTAACGACACTTCGGCGTTCGACGGCAAGCGTATCGAACAACTCGACCGCAAAGGCATGGTGAACAACAAGTTCAACGCCTTCATCATGCAGAAACTGGAAGAAGCCGGCGTGCCGACCCAGTTCGACAAGCTGCTGGGCGACAACGAGTGCCTGGTGAAGAAGCTGGACATGATCCCGGTCGAGTGCGTGGTGCGTAACTACGCTGCCGGCAGCCTGGTCAAGCGCCTGGGCGTGGAGGAGGGCATCAAGCTGGAGCCGTCCACCTTCGAGCTGTTCCTGAAGAACGACGAAAAGGGCGACCCCTTCATCAACGAATCCCACGTTGTCGCGTTCGGCTGGGGCACCGCCGAGCAGCTGGTAGAAATGAAGAAGCTGTCGTTGAAGGTCAACGAAGTGCTGAGCAAGCTGTTCGATGACGCCGGCCTGCTGCTGGTCGACTTCAAGCTGGAGTTCGGCGTATTCCACGGCCAGATCGTGTTGGGCGACGAGTTCAGCCCGGACGGCTGCCGCCTGTGGGACAAAGAAACCCGTAAGAAGATGGACAAGGACCGCTTCCGTCAGGGCCTGGGCGACGTGATCGAAGCCTACGAAGAAGTTGCCAAGCGCCTGGGCGTGCCGCTGTAA
- the bamC gene encoding outer membrane protein assembly factor BamC, with amino-acid sequence MKRLAGLSALALIISSTSGCGWLWGEDGYFRDRGSDYLQAHPTAPMQLPPDASNVKRLDPLLPIPRNVADDNVAGEFEVPRPQPLTGGAAQVTDYSLQRSGSSRWVLAQHSPAEVWPVARQFFEDNGFRIAEERPQTGEFNTTWQRFDELSASLGQRLASTASSGDSEVRVRVRMEPGVQRNTSEVYVVSVERPAGSTADPAFPSTSSNIGTDALLVDEMLASMNRSAEKGGSVSLLAARDFDAPSRVSLSEDGSGNPVLYLGSDLDRAWSGVGRALEQGGEWRVEDINRSLGLYYINLSEKPEDKQNQPGFFSRLFGSEPTKEEREARAERYQVRLSKVGESVQVTVEKNINTVAPADVARRVLSAIQDHLG; translated from the coding sequence ATGAAGCGACTGGCTGGTCTTTCCGCCCTTGCCCTGATTATCTCCAGCACCAGCGGGTGTGGCTGGCTGTGGGGCGAGGATGGCTATTTCCGCGACCGCGGCAGTGACTACCTGCAGGCGCACCCGACCGCGCCGATGCAACTGCCGCCGGACGCCAGCAACGTCAAGCGCCTTGACCCGCTGCTGCCGATTCCGCGTAACGTCGCTGACGATAACGTCGCGGGTGAGTTCGAAGTGCCTCGCCCGCAACCGCTGACTGGCGGTGCCGCCCAGGTTACCGACTACAGCCTGCAGCGCAGCGGCAGCAGCCGCTGGGTACTGGCCCAGCATTCGCCAGCCGAAGTGTGGCCGGTAGCCCGGCAGTTCTTCGAGGACAACGGCTTCCGCATTGCTGAAGAGCGCCCGCAGACAGGTGAGTTCAATACCACCTGGCAGCGTTTCGATGAGCTGTCGGCATCGCTTGGCCAGCGTCTGGCCAGCACTGCCAGCAGCGGTGACAGCGAGGTGCGTGTGCGTGTGCGCATGGAGCCTGGCGTGCAGCGCAACACCTCCGAGGTGTATGTGGTCAGCGTCGAGCGCCCGGCGGGCAGCACTGCCGATCCTGCGTTCCCGTCCACCTCCAGCAATATCGGCACCGATGCCCTGCTGGTCGACGAAATGCTTGCCAGCATGAACCGCAGCGCCGAGAAGGGTGGTTCGGTGTCGCTGCTGGCCGCGCGCGATTTCGACGCCCCAAGCCGCGTCAGCCTGAGTGAAGACGGCAGCGGCAACCCGGTGCTGTACCTGGGGTCTGACCTGGACCGCGCCTGGTCTGGCGTAGGCCGTGCCCTGGAGCAGGGTGGCGAATGGCGTGTTGAAGACATCAACCGCAGCCTGGGCCTGTACTACATCAACCTGTCCGAAAAGCCTGAAGACAAGCAGAACCAGCCTGGCTTCTTCAGCCGCCTGTTCGGCAGCGAGCCGACCAAGGAAGAGCGTGAAGCCCGTGCCGAGCGTTACCAGGTTCGCCTGAGCAAGGTGGGTGAGAGCGTGCAGGTCACGGTCGAGAAAAACATCAACACCGTGGCTCCGGCCGATGTCGCCCGCCGCGTGCTGAGCGCCATTCAGGACCACCTGGGCTAA
- a CDS encoding DUF3077 domain-containing protein produces MPTDNTPEPTTVGKTCFYQGENNTHPLFRIEPGIPCQDAREQASELMGYVRDLIITGLMDGDQKLIWASHYLSAMAKALLDDAELGMMKK; encoded by the coding sequence ATGCCCACCGACAACACACCAGAACCCACCACAGTCGGCAAGACCTGCTTCTACCAAGGCGAAAACAACACCCACCCGCTGTTCCGCATCGAGCCCGGCATCCCCTGCCAGGACGCCCGCGAGCAGGCCTCCGAACTGATGGGTTACGTGCGCGACCTGATCATCACCGGCCTGATGGACGGCGACCAGAAACTGATCTGGGCCTCGCATTACCTGAGCGCAATGGCCAAGGCGCTGCTGGATGATGCTGAGTTGGGGATGATGAAAAAGTAA